One Salmo trutta chromosome 26, fSalTru1.1, whole genome shotgun sequence DNA window includes the following coding sequences:
- the LOC115163783 gene encoding ras-related protein Rap-2b, whose product MREYKVVVLGSGGVGKSALTVQFVTGSFIEKYDPTIEDFYRKEIEVDSSPSVLEILDTAGTEQFASMRDLYIKNGQGFILVYSLVNQQSFQDIKPMRDQIIRVKRNERVPMILVGNKVDLEGEREVSSGEGKALADQWNCPFMETSAKNKGSVDELFAEIVRQMNYASAPGGDDQCCSSCVII is encoded by the coding sequence ATGAGAGAATACAAAGTAGTGGTGCTCGGATCCGGCGGAGTTGGAAAATCCGCATTGACTGTGCAATTCGTAACTGGATCCTTTATAGAGAAATATGATCCCACGATAGAGGATTTCTACCGAAAGGAGATCGAGGTGGACTCATCTCCTTCCGTTCTGGAGATACTGGACACGGCGGGGACCGAACAGTTCGCCTCCATGCGAGACCTGTACATCAAAAACGGGCAGGGCTTCATCCTAGTCTACAGCTTGGTCAACCAACAAAGCTTCCAGGACATCAAACCAATGAGGGATCAGATCATCCGAGTGAAACGGAACGAGAGGGTGCCGATGATTCTGGTCGGGAATAAAGTGGACCTGGAGGGCGAGAGGGAGGTCTCGTCCGGGGAGGGGAAAGCGCTTGCGGATCAGTGGAATTGCCCGTTTATGGAAACTTCAGCCAAAAATAAAGGCTCGGTGGACGAACTGTTTgcagaaattgtcagacagatgAATTATGCTTCAGCACCAGGTGGAGACGACCAGTGCTGCTCGTCCTGTGTTATTATTTAA